In a single window of the Luteibacter rhizovicinus DSM 16549 genome:
- a CDS encoding PP2C family protein-serine/threonine phosphatase: protein MIEFGHGTHTGLRRTRNEDTYYADAGLGLFLVVDGMGGHKHGEVASATARDGVVAQVTAGQSLVDAIQRVNEALIARSSGLSESRPMGTTIAAVRLVGRSYEAAWVGDSRIYIWDGELKRLSHDHSIVEALVEAGDLTEAQARTHPQRSVLTQALGITSPDQLHIGLARGELPYGARLLLCTDGLTDEVDDARIGAIVSRTDIAAQESVDHLLLEALSGSARDNITAILLRSAA from the coding sequence ATGATCGAGTTCGGACACGGCACGCATACGGGTCTTCGCCGCACGCGTAACGAGGACACCTATTACGCCGACGCCGGGCTGGGGTTGTTCCTGGTCGTGGACGGCATGGGCGGCCATAAGCATGGCGAGGTGGCGTCGGCCACGGCGCGCGACGGCGTGGTGGCCCAGGTCACCGCCGGCCAGTCGCTGGTGGACGCGATCCAGCGGGTGAACGAGGCGCTGATCGCCCGCTCCAGCGGGCTCTCCGAGTCCCGGCCGATGGGCACGACGATCGCCGCCGTACGGCTGGTCGGGCGCTCCTACGAGGCCGCCTGGGTCGGCGACAGTCGCATCTACATCTGGGACGGCGAACTCAAGCGCCTCTCGCACGATCATTCCATCGTGGAAGCCCTGGTCGAGGCCGGTGACCTGACCGAGGCGCAGGCGCGGACGCATCCCCAGCGCAGCGTGCTCACCCAGGCCCTGGGCATCACCTCGCCAGACCAGCTCCATATCGGCCTGGCCAGGGGCGAACTGCCCTATGGCGCACGGCTGCTGCTGTGCACGGATGGCCTTACCGACGAAGTGGACGACGCGCGCATCGGCGCCATCGTCTCGCGAACGGATATCGCGGCGCAGGAAAGCGTGGACCATCTCCTGCTGGAAGCCCTCTCGGGCAGCGCGCGCGACAACATCACGGCGATCCTGCTGCGTTCGGCGGCCTGA
- a CDS encoding methyltransferase domain-containing protein yields MPTLAPDIYASPQIGKLLADEARVLSPLLTRCTGEHGLHLTASLQADPPALPLLGHWATVRVAGPHLGGDVCASGLEALPFADDAFGVVLLRHALETTARQDNLLDEAIRVLAPGGMLAITGIHPVGLWSPWVARQARGTRPRLTWPWWWSQRLVRDDFELSMPRRLGSAWPRAGGSPVGESMVGGGYMLIARKKRPAAVPLRARTAAVEAPMPGTLASGARRNARESIS; encoded by the coding sequence ATGCCCACCCTGGCCCCCGACATCTATGCGTCGCCGCAGATCGGCAAGCTGCTGGCCGACGAGGCCCGTGTCCTCTCGCCCCTGCTGACCCGGTGTACCGGGGAGCACGGCCTGCACCTCACCGCCTCCCTCCAGGCCGACCCACCGGCCTTGCCCCTGCTGGGCCACTGGGCGACCGTACGGGTCGCGGGGCCGCACCTGGGCGGCGATGTCTGCGCGAGCGGCCTGGAAGCCCTGCCGTTCGCCGATGACGCCTTCGGCGTGGTGCTGCTTCGGCACGCCCTCGAAACCACGGCGCGCCAGGACAATCTCCTCGACGAAGCGATCCGCGTCCTGGCGCCCGGCGGCATGCTCGCCATCACCGGTATCCACCCCGTCGGCCTGTGGTCGCCCTGGGTGGCCCGGCAGGCCCGTGGCACCCGGCCGCGCCTGACCTGGCCGTGGTGGTGGAGTCAGCGGCTGGTTCGCGACGATTTCGAGCTGTCCATGCCGCGCCGGTTGGGCAGTGCCTGGCCGCGGGCGGGCGGCTCGCCCGTCGGCGAGTCCATGGTCGGCGGCGGATACATGCTCATAGCGCGCAAAAAACGGCCGGCAGCGGTACCCTTGCGCGCCCGCACCGCGGCGGTCGAGGCACCCATGCCCGGCACGCTCGCGTCTGGCGCCCGTCGCAACGCACGTGAGTCCATCTCTTGA
- the rnhA gene encoding ribonuclease HI has product MTEITTDTVEVFTDGACLGNPGPGGWAALLRAKGIEKMLAGGEADTTNNRMEMMGAISALEALTRRCHVHLMTDSKYVMQGVQEWVPKWRRNGWKTADKKPVKNQDLWIRLDEAAAAHTVTWEWVKGHAGHVENERVDVAARDQAIIFKSKGTVA; this is encoded by the coding sequence TTGACCGAAATCACCACCGACACCGTTGAAGTCTTCACCGATGGCGCCTGTCTGGGTAATCCCGGCCCTGGCGGCTGGGCCGCCCTGCTGAGAGCCAAGGGCATCGAGAAGATGCTCGCCGGCGGCGAAGCCGACACCACCAACAACCGCATGGAAATGATGGGCGCGATCTCGGCGCTCGAAGCGCTGACCCGTCGCTGCCATGTGCACCTGATGACCGACTCCAAGTACGTCATGCAAGGTGTGCAGGAGTGGGTGCCGAAGTGGCGCCGTAACGGCTGGAAGACCGCCGACAAGAAGCCGGTGAAGAACCAGGACCTGTGGATCCGCCTGGACGAAGCCGCGGCCGCGCATACCGTCACCTGGGAATGGGTGAAGGGACATGCCGGCCATGTCGAGAACGAGCGCGTGGACGTCGCCGCGCGCGACCAGGCCATCATCTTCAAGTCGAAGGGGACCGTGGCATGA
- the dnaQ gene encoding DNA polymerase III subunit epsilon: MRQIVLDTETTGLEAHLGHRLVEIGAVEMIGRRPTGSHFHTYLNPQRAIDEEASKVTGIKDEHLVDKPLFIEKVDEFLDFIRGAELIIHNAAFDVGFLNAELKRAGEHYGQISDYATVLDTLLMARQMYPGQRNSLDALCKRLGVDNTKRDLHGGLLDAQLLADVYVAMTTGQGGLEFAFDANDERGRTSVLQDIVIKRRPLVRHADPEELARHAKRLEALDKSAGGQSIWRKMETSETVH; encoded by the coding sequence ATGAGGCAGATCGTTCTCGATACCGAAACCACCGGCCTCGAAGCGCACCTCGGTCATCGCCTCGTGGAAATCGGTGCGGTCGAGATGATCGGTCGCCGTCCCACGGGCAGCCACTTCCATACGTACCTCAACCCGCAGCGCGCCATCGACGAAGAGGCGAGCAAGGTCACGGGTATCAAGGACGAACACCTGGTCGACAAGCCGCTGTTTATCGAGAAGGTGGACGAGTTTCTCGATTTCATCCGCGGCGCCGAGTTGATCATCCATAACGCGGCGTTCGACGTCGGCTTCCTCAATGCCGAGCTGAAGCGGGCAGGGGAGCATTACGGGCAGATTTCCGATTACGCGACGGTGCTCGATACGTTGCTGATGGCGCGCCAGATGTATCCCGGACAGCGCAACAGCCTCGACGCGTTGTGCAAGCGTCTGGGCGTGGACAACACCAAGCGCGACCTCCACGGTGGCCTGCTCGATGCGCAGCTGCTCGCGGACGTCTACGTCGCGATGACCACGGGTCAGGGCGGTCTCGAGTTCGCCTTCGATGCCAACGACGAGCGCGGCCGGACCAGTGTGCTGCAGGACATCGTGATCAAGCGTCGTCCGCTGGTGCGCCACGCCGATCCGGAAGAACTCGCACGGCATGCCAAGCGCCTCGAAGCGCTGGACAAGTCAGCCGGTGGGCAGAGCATCTGGCGGAAGATGGAAACGTCCGAAACGGTCCACTGA